One Saccharopolyspora erythraea NRRL 2338 genomic region harbors:
- a CDS encoding IS110 family transposase has product MDAPDSVFLGLDVGKGEHHAVAVDADGKRPHDAPLPNSEDTLRELFDRPARHRRLLVVGRHHPHDPPTHPPTKIKKRH; this is encoded by the coding sequence ATGGACGCCCCTGACAGCGTGTTCCTCGGACTGGATGTCGGCAAAGGTGAGCACCACGCCGTCGCCGTGGACGCCGATGGGAAGCGGCCGCACGACGCGCCGCTGCCCAACAGCGAAGACACACTGCGGGAGCTCTTCGATCGGCCGGCCCGCCACCGTCGGCTGCTCGTGGTGGGCCGCCATCACCCTCATGACCCGCCAACTCACCCACCAACCAAGATCAAAAAAAGGCACTGA
- a CDS encoding helix-turn-helix domain-containing protein gives MTFDVGSRYVSDARKGAGERTGPRPLAGAESSRWISGLRAAMDAEKTGFGRAKMLWSVLPREYAEGFRPYVGGLAKAMVREIQHVVPEYSQPLDGVFGDLFSQAIEQAILYPLSNIRDARRTHEDWGRVFRALGKGEFAEGRSLDCLQTAYRVGGRVAWRHIAEFGQKQGVPVDVLCVCAEAIFAYVDELSALSIEGYTEAQESAAGTLARRRRRLLELVLAHPPASPQVLADQAAAARWKLPEWVTPVALEPVADQGERHTPALEADMLVDLEGAEPCLLVAGQITDLAGLRAGLRGWRAAIGTRVRLSEAALSLRWARRVIALVQRRVLPDAPVTRCTDHLTTLWLLSDEFLIRELSARSLAPLDGLTVKQRARLTETLLVWLQSRGSAPELAERLGVHPQTVRYRMHQLEGLFGDRLTDADERLNLEIALRAEKLVAGN, from the coding sequence ATGACGTTCGACGTCGGTTCCAGGTACGTGAGCGACGCCAGGAAGGGCGCCGGGGAAAGAACCGGTCCGCGCCCGCTCGCCGGCGCCGAGTCCAGCCGCTGGATCTCCGGCCTGCGGGCGGCGATGGACGCCGAGAAGACCGGGTTCGGCCGCGCCAAGATGCTCTGGTCGGTGCTGCCCAGGGAGTACGCCGAGGGTTTCCGTCCCTACGTCGGCGGGTTGGCCAAGGCGATGGTGCGCGAAATCCAGCACGTCGTCCCGGAGTATTCCCAGCCGCTCGACGGGGTGTTCGGCGACCTGTTCTCCCAGGCGATCGAGCAGGCGATCCTCTACCCGTTGTCCAACATCCGCGACGCCCGCAGAACGCACGAGGACTGGGGCAGGGTGTTCCGCGCGCTGGGCAAGGGCGAGTTCGCCGAGGGTCGCAGCCTGGACTGCCTGCAGACCGCCTACCGGGTGGGCGGGCGCGTCGCGTGGCGCCACATCGCCGAGTTCGGTCAGAAGCAGGGCGTGCCGGTCGACGTCCTGTGCGTGTGCGCCGAGGCGATCTTCGCCTACGTCGACGAGCTCTCGGCGCTGTCCATCGAGGGCTACACCGAGGCACAGGAGAGCGCGGCGGGCACGCTCGCGCGGCGCAGGCGCCGGCTGCTCGAGCTCGTGCTGGCCCATCCGCCGGCGTCGCCGCAGGTGCTGGCCGACCAGGCCGCCGCCGCCCGCTGGAAGCTGCCGGAGTGGGTCACCCCGGTCGCGCTGGAACCGGTCGCCGACCAGGGTGAGCGTCACACCCCCGCGTTGGAAGCGGACATGCTGGTCGATCTGGAAGGCGCCGAACCGTGCCTGCTGGTGGCAGGCCAGATCACCGATCTTGCCGGTCTTCGGGCCGGACTGCGGGGCTGGCGTGCCGCGATCGGGACGCGGGTGCGGCTCAGCGAGGCAGCGCTGTCGCTGCGGTGGGCGCGCCGGGTGATCGCCCTGGTCCAGCGCAGGGTCCTCCCGGACGCCCCGGTGACCCGCTGCACTGATCACTTGACCACGCTGTGGCTGCTCAGCGACGAGTTCCTGATCCGGGAGCTGAGCGCGCGCAGCCTCGCCCCGCTGGACGGTCTGACCGTCAAGCAGCGGGCGAGGCTGACCGAGACGCTGCTGGTGTGGTTGCAGTCCCGGGGCAGCGCGCCGGAACTGGCCGAACGGCTGGGCGTGCACCCGCAGACGGTCCGGTACCGAATGCACCAGCTGGAGGGCCTATTCGGCGACCGGCTCACCGACGCCGACGAGCGGCTGAATCTGGAGATCGCGCTGCGCGCCGAAAAGCTCGTGGCCGGGAACTGA
- a CDS encoding PucR family transcriptional regulator, with translation MSEPPRAELSCSVEADYDSLTAPSRGGGDDEERGSRVRRLWELLPSGLAGVFRPKVDDVTSEVMREIQRALPAYAGHLEGEFGSTAAAGVQQAIHHFLDRLGNPAAGYDDRGRVFHRLGRHEMQQGRSLDMLQTAYRVGARVSWRRASEVGTRAGIPVATLCLLAEALFAYIDELSALSIEGYAAAQTEATGTLERRRRRLMDLILADPPTAPQSLADFAATAHWAVPERVIAVAMEPADDASEPAQPSFGDDVLVNFEDGAPCLVLPDPGPHRHPALVAGLSHWQSAIGPAVALRDARHSLRCARQALELVRRGVLPAKRVTHCDRHLFELCLFSDAPLTDELVTSALAPLDELPPRQHRKLAGTLLAWLETRGNVREVSRRLQMHPQTVRSHIQQLEGLFGSGLDDPAHRFDLVLALRAARYGTRAG, from the coding sequence GTGAGCGAACCCCCGAGGGCGGAGCTGTCCTGCTCCGTAGAAGCCGACTACGACTCCCTGACCGCGCCCTCCCGCGGCGGAGGTGACGACGAGGAACGCGGCAGCCGGGTGCGCCGGCTGTGGGAGCTGCTGCCCAGCGGGCTGGCGGGCGTGTTCCGGCCGAAGGTCGACGACGTCACCAGCGAGGTGATGCGGGAGATCCAGCGGGCGCTGCCCGCCTACGCGGGCCACCTGGAAGGCGAGTTCGGCAGCACCGCGGCCGCCGGCGTGCAGCAGGCCATCCACCACTTCCTGGACCGGCTGGGCAACCCGGCCGCGGGGTACGACGACCGCGGCCGGGTCTTCCACCGGCTGGGGCGCCACGAGATGCAGCAGGGCCGGAGCCTGGACATGCTGCAGACCGCCTACCGGGTCGGTGCGCGGGTCTCCTGGAGGCGGGCGTCAGAGGTCGGCACCCGCGCCGGGATCCCGGTCGCCACGCTGTGCCTGCTCGCCGAGGCGCTGTTCGCCTACATCGACGAGCTCTCCGCGCTGTCCATCGAGGGTTACGCCGCCGCGCAGACAGAGGCCACCGGGACCCTGGAACGCCGCCGGCGCAGGCTCATGGACCTGATCCTGGCCGATCCGCCGACCGCCCCCCAGAGCCTGGCCGACTTCGCCGCCACCGCGCACTGGGCGGTGCCCGAGCGCGTCATCGCGGTGGCGATGGAGCCGGCCGACGACGCGAGCGAACCGGCGCAACCCTCCTTCGGCGACGACGTCCTGGTGAACTTCGAGGACGGCGCGCCATGCCTGGTCCTGCCCGACCCAGGCCCCCACCGGCACCCCGCGCTGGTGGCGGGTCTGTCGCACTGGCAGTCGGCGATCGGTCCCGCCGTCGCGCTGCGCGATGCCCGGCACTCCCTGCGCTGCGCGCGCCAGGCCCTCGAACTCGTGCGGCGCGGCGTCCTGCCTGCCAAGCGGGTCACCCATTGCGACCGCCACCTGTTCGAGCTCTGCCTGTTCAGCGACGCACCGCTGACCGACGAGCTGGTCACCTCCGCGCTGGCCCCGCTGGACGAGCTCCCGCCCAGGCAGCACCGCAAGCTCGCCGGCACGCTGCTGGCGTGGCTGGAAACCCGTGGCAACGTGCGCGAGGTGTCCCGCAGGCTGCAGATGCACCCGCAGACGGTCCGGTCGCACATCCAGCAGCTCGAAGGGCTTTTCGGCAGCGGGCTGGACGACCCGGCCCACCGCTTCGACCTGGTGCTCGCGCTGCGCGCGGCGCGGTACGGGACCCGAGCGGGGTGA
- a CDS encoding IS5 family transposase yields MYTTTAQDSSTARPRRYPTDTTDAEWALIEPLLPTPACETSSGGHPEQHPRRDVVDAIRYVIDNGCKWRGLPADFPPWQTVYGFYNRCSRDNVVLALRDSPREQIRTRAGRHHQPSAGVIDSQSVRAAETAGRDTRGYDAGKKVNGRKRHITTDTLGLLLGVCVTGAHVTDRRGAELLLRYLRKTQQRLSLLWADAGYAGRLITWADTALGITLHIVRKITGQIGSQALPRRWVVERTLSWITQARRTIRDYERLPAHSETVINWAAITLMTRQLTHQPRSKTGTEVPHPHRCAR; encoded by the coding sequence TTGTACACCACAACAGCCCAGGACAGCTCTACCGCCCGCCCACGCCGCTACCCGACCGACACCACCGACGCCGAGTGGGCGTTGATCGAACCGCTGCTGCCCACTCCGGCGTGTGAGACCTCCAGCGGCGGTCACCCGGAACAGCACCCGCGTCGCGACGTGGTCGATGCCATCCGCTACGTCATCGACAACGGCTGCAAATGGCGTGGGCTGCCCGCGGACTTCCCTCCGTGGCAGACCGTCTACGGCTTCTACAACCGCTGCAGCCGCGACAACGTCGTCCTCGCCCTGCGTGACAGCCCGCGCGAGCAGATCCGCACCCGCGCCGGACGCCACCACCAGCCCAGCGCGGGCGTCATCGACTCCCAATCCGTGCGCGCCGCCGAAACCGCGGGCCGCGACACCCGCGGCTACGACGCGGGCAAGAAAGTCAACGGACGCAAACGACACATCACCACCGACACACTGGGCCTGCTGCTGGGCGTGTGTGTCACCGGAGCCCACGTCACCGACCGACGCGGCGCCGAACTCCTCCTGCGCTACCTCCGTAAAACCCAGCAGCGGCTCAGCCTGCTGTGGGCCGACGCGGGCTACGCGGGCCGCCTGATCACCTGGGCGGACACCGCCCTGGGCATCACCCTGCACATCGTCCGCAAAATCACCGGACAGATCGGTTCCCAGGCACTACCCCGACGCTGGGTCGTCGAACGCACCCTGTCCTGGATCACCCAAGCCCGCCGCACCATCCGCGACTACGAACGCCTGCCCGCCCACTCCGAAACCGTCATCAACTGGGCCGCCATCACCCTCATGACCCGCCAACTCACCCACCAACCAAGATCAAAAACAGGCACTGAGGTTCCGCACCCGCACCGCTGTGCAAGATGA
- a CDS encoding DUF6801 domain-containing protein gives MPVRPNSARTGRAAAVVATAGIVSLTALAAGPAAADPGATTAPRGPVTKDVTFTCEFPMVGARPTQAKVNATFPDSAKVGESINVTDFKVDVTIDEQTADALRLIGGASVEGTAATGVDLNVNGTDLGVTLNGLSIPSTPVPESGPLPTQITGAVPGLTVKQPGQVTFAVGSNFVGKITPKKADGTETELGTFDLPCTLDQGQDPSLATVQVQ, from the coding sequence ATGCCAGTTCGTCCGAATTCCGCGCGGACCGGCCGCGCGGCCGCGGTGGTCGCCACCGCGGGGATCGTCTCGCTCACCGCGCTGGCCGCAGGCCCCGCCGCGGCAGACCCGGGCGCCACCACCGCGCCGCGGGGACCCGTGACCAAGGACGTGACCTTCACCTGCGAGTTCCCGATGGTCGGTGCGCGGCCGACGCAGGCCAAGGTCAACGCGACCTTCCCCGACTCGGCCAAAGTCGGCGAGTCCATCAACGTCACCGACTTCAAGGTCGACGTGACCATCGACGAGCAGACCGCCGACGCGCTGCGCCTCATCGGCGGCGCCTCGGTCGAGGGCACCGCCGCGACCGGCGTGGACCTCAACGTCAACGGCACCGACCTCGGCGTCACGCTCAACGGCCTGAGCATCCCGTCCACGCCGGTGCCCGAAAGCGGCCCGCTGCCCACCCAGATCACCGGCGCGGTGCCGGGCCTGACGGTGAAGCAGCCGGGTCAGGTCACCTTCGCCGTCGGCAGCAACTTCGTCGGCAAGATCACCCCGAAGAAGGCCGACGGCACCGAGACCGAGCTCGGCACCTTCGACCTGCCCTGCACGTTGGACCAGGGCCAGGACCCGTCGCTGGCCACCGTGCAGGTGCAGTGA
- a CDS encoding IS110-like element ISSer1 family transposase, which yields MTSGYDVFCGLDVGKGAHHATGLAPDATRLHDAALPNTEAGLRKVFDRLARHGQVLVVVDQPASIGALPVAVARACGHDVAYLPGLAMRRIADLHPGNAKTDARDAYVIADAARTLPHALRRVDTGEETLAELEVLVGFDDDLAGEATRIGNRIRGLLTQIHPALERVLGPKIQHPAVLEILSRCGGPDGIRKAGQRQLTSIAATRAPRMGQALVEAIVSALDEQTVSVPGAKTAELVLPRLADSLKTVLQQRRTVADEVEGILDAHPLAGVLTSMPGIGVRTAARILLEVGDGSAFKTSGHLAAYAGLAPVTRRSGSSIRGEHPNRGGNKHLKRAFFLAAFAALADPTSRAYYQRKRDEGKKHNAALICLARRRCDVLHAMLRTKTKYQAPAPQAA from the coding sequence GTGACCAGTGGTTATGACGTGTTCTGCGGATTGGACGTCGGTAAAGGCGCGCACCACGCGACCGGCCTGGCGCCGGACGCCACCCGGCTGCACGACGCGGCACTGCCCAACACCGAAGCCGGATTGCGCAAGGTCTTCGACCGGCTCGCGCGGCACGGGCAGGTGCTGGTGGTGGTGGATCAGCCGGCCTCGATCGGTGCCCTGCCGGTGGCCGTGGCCCGAGCCTGCGGGCATGACGTGGCCTATCTGCCGGGCCTGGCCATGCGCCGGATCGCTGACCTGCACCCGGGCAACGCCAAGACCGACGCCCGCGACGCCTACGTCATCGCTGATGCCGCCCGCACCTTGCCGCACGCCCTGCGGCGGGTCGACACCGGCGAGGAAACCCTGGCCGAACTGGAGGTGCTCGTCGGGTTCGACGACGACCTCGCAGGCGAGGCCACCAGGATCGGCAACCGCATCCGGGGCCTGCTGACCCAGATCCATCCCGCCCTGGAGCGCGTCCTGGGACCCAAGATCCAGCACCCCGCGGTGCTGGAAATCCTCTCCCGGTGCGGCGGGCCTGACGGGATCCGCAAAGCCGGACAACGACAGCTGACCTCGATCGCGGCCACCCGCGCTCCCCGCATGGGCCAGGCCCTCGTCGAGGCGATCGTGTCCGCGCTCGACGAACAGACCGTGTCGGTGCCCGGCGCCAAGACCGCCGAGCTCGTACTCCCCCGCCTGGCCGATTCGCTGAAAACCGTGCTGCAGCAACGGAGAACAGTCGCCGACGAGGTCGAAGGGATACTCGATGCGCACCCTCTTGCCGGGGTCCTGACCTCCATGCCCGGCATCGGGGTCAGGACCGCAGCCCGCATCCTCCTCGAAGTCGGCGACGGCTCGGCGTTCAAAACCTCCGGACATCTGGCCGCCTACGCAGGCCTGGCCCCGGTCACCCGCCGCTCCGGCAGCTCCATCCGAGGAGAACACCCCAACCGAGGCGGCAACAAACATCTCAAACGGGCGTTCTTCCTCGCCGCCTTCGCCGCCCTGGCCGACCCCACCAGCAGGGCCTACTACCAGCGGAAACGAGACGAAGGCAAGAAACACAACGCCGCCCTCATCTGCCTGGCCCGACGCCGCTGCGACGTCCTGCACGCCATGCTCCGCACCAAAACGAAATACCAAGCACCAGCCCCTCAAGCCGCTTGA
- a CDS encoding lipase family protein gives MRRALAPAAALTIAFAAMSPAAMADAAGRGNAPCSATDEQIYTPPVQPAGAPGDVLACLPAEFPKIPGQIPKRSWKLQYRSTDINGAPVAVSGMLAVPEAPWPGPNPRPVVAFNPGTLGLGPQCAYSKQMSGAHEDAYEIEQLAAALKAGYAVVATDGMGYLNGQRHPYMVGQNAGHALLDAVRAASRLPESGIDPAAPAGLWGYSEGGQAALWATQLAASYAPELNIAGTAAGGVPGDLRVVGNALNGGQYAGFAAAALVGFHVGYPRMPFDELLNDNGRQAVAKLSGSCLIDTIFGFAKERVEDYTTEGLTVDEIYALPGPDGTTWGQIADRHKLGVGIGAPGSGAQYEIEFPVFQYRGAKEQIIPVETEERTRTAYCEAGIPTRWKPDVDGDHLIAAKSAIPDVMAWFGDRFAGAPAPDDCGR, from the coding sequence CCGCCATGGCCGACGCAGCGGGGCGCGGCAACGCGCCCTGCTCGGCCACGGACGAACAGATATACACCCCACCGGTGCAGCCCGCGGGCGCACCGGGTGACGTACTTGCCTGCCTTCCGGCGGAATTCCCCAAGATCCCGGGGCAGATCCCGAAGCGCTCGTGGAAGTTGCAGTACCGCTCCACCGACATCAACGGCGCCCCGGTCGCGGTCTCCGGGATGCTGGCCGTCCCCGAAGCACCATGGCCCGGCCCCAACCCGCGCCCGGTCGTGGCCTTCAACCCCGGAACGCTCGGCCTGGGACCGCAGTGCGCGTACTCCAAGCAGATGTCCGGGGCCCACGAGGACGCCTACGAGATCGAGCAGCTCGCCGCCGCGCTCAAGGCCGGCTACGCCGTGGTGGCCACCGACGGGATGGGCTACCTCAACGGGCAGCGCCACCCCTACATGGTCGGGCAGAACGCCGGGCACGCGCTGCTCGACGCGGTGCGCGCCGCGTCGCGGCTGCCCGAGTCGGGGATCGACCCCGCCGCGCCCGCGGGCCTGTGGGGCTACTCCGAAGGCGGCCAGGCCGCGCTGTGGGCCACCCAGCTCGCCGCCTCCTACGCACCCGAGCTCAACATCGCCGGAACCGCCGCCGGAGGCGTCCCCGGCGACCTGCGCGTGGTCGGCAACGCGCTCAACGGCGGCCAGTACGCTGGTTTCGCGGCCGCCGCACTGGTCGGCTTCCACGTCGGATACCCGCGGATGCCGTTCGACGAGCTGCTCAACGACAACGGCAGGCAGGCCGTGGCGAAGCTGTCGGGAAGCTGCCTGATCGACACCATCTTCGGGTTCGCCAAGGAGCGCGTGGAGGACTACACCACCGAGGGTCTCACCGTCGATGAGATCTACGCGCTTCCCGGCCCGGACGGCACGACCTGGGGTCAGATCGCCGACCGCCACAAGCTCGGCGTCGGGATCGGCGCCCCCGGCTCCGGCGCGCAGTACGAGATCGAGTTCCCCGTCTTCCAGTACCGCGGAGCGAAGGAGCAGATCATCCCCGTCGAGACGGAGGAACGGACGCGGACGGCCTACTGCGAGGCGGGAATCCCGACCCGTTGGAAGCCCGACGTCGACGGGGACCACCTGATCGCGGCCAAGTCCGCGATCCCCGATGTGATGGCGTGGTTCGGCGACCGGTTCGCCGGCGCGCCCGCTCCCGACGACTGCGGCCGATGA